CTCAGCTCCATGCCCAGGGCACGCAGCACGAACAGGCCGAAGATGGCCCACACCGCGTAGGTGAAGGCCGTCTGCATGGGCGGGATCAGCGTGGCGTCGATCTGCAGGCCCTGTTTGGGCAGTTTGGCCAGAAAGCGCGAACCCATGGCCACGGCCGTGCGCGTGAGGTAGAACACGCTGATGATCAGCAGTATCTGGACGATGTTGAACTGGGTGGCGCCCACGTTCACGCCCCTGAACACGTACTCGCCCAGCAGATACATGCCGCCGGGCAGGGTGCCCACCCAGAGCAGCACGCCCACCACGGCCACCACCAGGACAACGGGCGCGGCCAGGGCCACCAGCAGGCGGGCCAGGGCGGCCCGCGCGCCTTCCTTGGGCAGATGCTCGTTGATGTTGCTGACCAGGGCCATGCCGCCCAGGCTGAGCTCCAGCGCCAGGGAGCAGGAGACAAAGATCAGGTAGAGGGCCATGCTGTAGATGTGCAGGCCCGAGAGGGCCAGCAGCAGGCAGAGCCAGAGCACGATGGAGTCGCCGTCCAGCACGCTGGATTCCAGTTGCAGGGAGCCGTAGTTGACTTTGCGCCAGCGCCGCCGCCAGATCAGAGAGGCGATGACCAGGGCCGTCCAGATCACCAGCACCAGAGGTTTGGTCAGGGGCAGGTAGAGCAGGGCATAGGCGCAGAGGGTCAGGGGCAGCAGCCGCAGGAAGGGCGCGGGCTGTTGCTCCACATCCGGATATTTCAGCAGGCGCAGATCCCAGGCCAGGAAGACCTGCCCCAGAATGATGGATAAATTGCCCAAGGCCAGAAAGAGCCGGAAAAACTCGCCCGTGGCGGAGAGGGAACTGCCCAGCAGGGAAAGCCCCAGGCAGAGCCAGGGCAGGCTGACCCGGAAAATATGACGCCCGGCGGGTCTGGAGTCCTGATTGATCCAGCGCCGGTAAAGCAGCAGGCTGATCACGCCGGTGAACAGCAGGCAGATCAGAAAGCGCAGGGCAGCCGTGCCCCACTGATCCGGGGTGACCGGCATTTCCACGGGCAGGCGCAATATCATGCCCTGATAGGAATAGAGCATCTGCTGGCCGAAATCGGCCCAGGCCTCGGGGCTGAGATAGGGCACCGGGCGTTGCAGATAATAGTCTTTCCAGAGAACCGGCAACTGCTGGCTGATGTCCTGGCGGGTTTTTTCCAGCCGCTTGAGCAGAGCCAGGGAGGGAGCCAGCGCCGAATCGTACTGGGCCAGCACGGCGGCCAGGCGCAGCCGGGCCTGACCGATATCCTGAATATAGCTCTGCATTTCCGGGCTGATCCGGCCGTCATGCAGATCCTCGGGCAGGCTGTCGGCCATGTAGTTGACGCGCTCCAGCAGGCCTTGCGCCTCGGAGCGGGCCAGCATGACCGGCTCCAGCACCTGGTTCAGCTGGGTGACCGTGACCGTGATGCGGCGACTGACGGCCTCCATGGGATTGGGCCAGTTTTTGAAAGTATTGGTCAGCACCAGAAGGCGGCGGGCTTCCTCCTCGTAGGGTTGGACCTTGCCCGTCAGATTGGCCGCCTGATCGGAGAAGCCGTCGCTCAGCCTGACGGCGGTTTCTTTGATTTCATTGAGCATGCCGCGCTGGCCCGTCCAAATCATTTCCCAGGGGTCGTGTTTCGGCGGCTCGGCCTCCGTCCCGGCTGTCCCGCCGTCGGTTTTCTGGTCCGATGCGGCGTCGGCGGCCTTGTCCTTGTCCACGGCCCCGGCGGCCTTGTCTGTTTTTTCAGCTTTGGCCGGGGCGGCTTTTTCCGTTTTGGCGGCTCCGGCGGCGGCCGCCGGAGCCGTGGCGGAAGCCGCCAGGCCCGGCGCGGCCGAGAGGCAGAGCGAGAGGAACAGGAGAATGATGAGGCGGAAATGGCGCATGATGGATATCCTTATAGGCCGCGTGAACGCGGCTGACTGTTTTTACGCCAAGAGGGGCGGCTTGAAAAGAGTGCAAGCCTCGGTGATCTTTACAATCCGGGTCTGTAACGTCATAGTCGCCGTATGACGGACGCCTCTTTCCCCGCATCCCGCCCCGCCGGGCCGCGCGCTCTGCCTGTGGCCCTGCTGGCTTGCCCGGATTATGCCGCGCCCCGGCTCCGGCAGACCGTGTTTCAGGCGCTGGAGGCCGCCGGGCCGCGCGTGGGCGCGGGTCTGCGCGTCCTGGTCAAACCCAATCTGATCACGGCCCAGCCTCTGGCCTGCTCTGATCCCGAAGTGACGGCGGCGGTCTGCGCCTGGCTGCTGGAACAAGGCGCCAACGTGGAGGTGGCCGATTCGCCGGGTTTCGGCCGCGCCGAGGCCGTGGCCCGCAAGATCGGCCTGGAGGAGGCCCTGCGGCCCCTGAAGCTCAGAGTGCGCGCCCTGGACCGGCCCGTGCCGGTACGTCTGCACCTGCCCGCCTCTTCGCCCGCGTCCTCCGCATCTCCGGAAGGCGGCCCGCGTTTTATGGTTTCCCGGCGGGCGCTGGAGTGCGATCTGATTCTTTCCGTGCCCAGGGTCAAGGCCCACAGCCAGATGCTGCTGACCCTGGCGGTAAAGAACTGCTTCGGCTGCGTCAGCGGACTGCGCAAGGCCCTGATCCACACCCGCGAAGGCCGCGACCCCGGTTATTTTGCGGATTGTCTGGCCGCGCTCTGGGC
Above is a window of Desulfovibrio porci DNA encoding:
- a CDS encoding mechanosensitive ion channel family protein, producing MRHFRLIILLFLSLCLSAAPGLAASATAPAAAAGAAKTEKAAPAKAEKTDKAAGAVDKDKAADAASDQKTDGGTAGTEAEPPKHDPWEMIWTGQRGMLNEIKETAVRLSDGFSDQAANLTGKVQPYEEEARRLLVLTNTFKNWPNPMEAVSRRITVTVTQLNQVLEPVMLARSEAQGLLERVNYMADSLPEDLHDGRISPEMQSYIQDIGQARLRLAAVLAQYDSALAPSLALLKRLEKTRQDISQQLPVLWKDYYLQRPVPYLSPEAWADFGQQMLYSYQGMILRLPVEMPVTPDQWGTAALRFLICLLFTGVISLLLYRRWINQDSRPAGRHIFRVSLPWLCLGLSLLGSSLSATGEFFRLFLALGNLSIILGQVFLAWDLRLLKYPDVEQQPAPFLRLLPLTLCAYALLYLPLTKPLVLVIWTALVIASLIWRRRWRKVNYGSLQLESSVLDGDSIVLWLCLLLALSGLHIYSMALYLIFVSCSLALELSLGGMALVSNINEHLPKEGARAALARLLVALAAPVVLVVAVVGVLLWVGTLPGGMYLLGEYVFRGVNVGATQFNIVQILLIISVFYLTRTAVAMGSRFLAKLPKQGLQIDATLIPPMQTAFTYAVWAIFGLFVLRALGMELSNLAMVAGGLSVGIGFGMQTIVNNFLSGLILIFSRTLQAGDVVEVGGTTGRVRKISVRATMVETYDNALIYVPNSEFVASRLINWTRNSRTVRREIKLGVAYGSDTALVMKLLLAVANGHENVLKYPTPTVTFNDFGASTLDFLLRFWVKDYDVGVSTASDIRLAIEKQFREHHIEVAFPQLDVHIKDMPPRVKSPQAPSRARAGRPARRRLHRPPQIRSAKRADSAAENTEATGAKDAPQTA
- a CDS encoding DUF362 domain-containing protein; amino-acid sequence: MTDASFPASRPAGPRALPVALLACPDYAAPRLRQTVFQALEAAGPRVGAGLRVLVKPNLITAQPLACSDPEVTAAVCAWLLEQGANVEVADSPGFGRAEAVARKIGLEEALRPLKLRVRALDRPVPVRLHLPASSPASSASPEGGPRFMVSRRALECDLILSVPRVKAHSQMLLTLAVKNCFGCVSGLRKALIHTREGRDPGYFADCLAALWAALPPVAALADGVRAMHVTGPSRGKPFVLGLIGASPSAVALDEALCAVLGLAPDATPLGAALERRKAEGCGAAGWRAAYVLQRPEDFNARDFELPRELAHTSFHPARFVKSCVRRLWAACKP